Below is a window of Electrophorus electricus isolate fEleEle1 chromosome 1, fEleEle1.pri, whole genome shotgun sequence DNA.
TCAGCCTTTTATCTGATAGTGTCATGCGACTGGTCCGggaagagagaacagcagatTGGGTGGATTTGTTTTTAAGTCGTCGCTCTCTATATATACTAAGGTACGAAGCTAGATTTATTTCCTCTTTATTTCCACTTTCTTTAAACTTAATATCTACCCCACTGTCTGGTTTATGGAATGCCAAAAATGTGACTGCCATTTCTCTTCTAGCTTTGTTTTGCATCAATTAACATAGTGTTGGCTTTGTCAAGAGGCTGTACTGCACCTAGAAGCAGAACATATTCTAAATGTTGTTCTCCTTGTGCTCTCAGGGACGATGTACGGTTTAAATTCACCCACGAGATCTTGAAGGATGAGGACTCGTTTTTCTCTGGACACAGAGTGCCACGCCACCGCCGTATCTCCGTCATATGCCGGAATCTTCCCATTtaaatgaggaggaggaggttcCGCAGCTGCAGCTCCACTTGGGATGCCACTCTGTGTATACCAGTGAAGTGCACTGACTGCAGTGGAAAAAAACCTAGTCTCCCCCCACCGCCCCATGTGTGATGACCTAATATGACCGCTGATTTTTCTAATCTCACACTACACTTTGAAATTCCAAGTCATTCAAGGGAGAATGTTCGTATACCTCAAGTGTATGCTTACATTTGACACATTGTAGAGATCACAGATGACTTACtcataaataatgaacattttattaCCAGTTGTGAACAAGTGAAAACTGTGACAATTTGAAccaaaatacaatacaaatactTCTGCTTTAATCCCATCTCTCAGGTCGTCACCCCTTATTCCTAGGCCTGTGTAAACGGATCATGCATTTGGTTACGCTCAGGTTTAACTCACTCTTCAGCAAGAtccacattttacttttttgaaaTACATTCTTTACATGTTCAGGCTGTTTCAGTGGTTCCTGATCCTGTTCCTACACATCCCTTATTCTACATATTATGGTATCTTTCctactctcacacaaacaccatgtCAGCTTATTATAAAGCACTGAGTTGTACTGAATgatgggaaaacaaacaaaaaggtgtaCTACAGAGGGTCTCCAGGAGTATGTTTAAGAAGCACTGATCTTCCCTTTCCCCCTCTCCAGTACGTGTCCTTTCTTAGGACTCTTCAGacaccaaataaaaaaagatgctATGTGTCCACACCACTTATGAGACAAACAAGTGCTCATGAAAGAAAGGACCCAGGAATGAGGCAGGCTCCCCTGAGCATGAGCACAAGGATCCGTATCCCTGGGCTGCTTCACTCTGTGAGGTAGAAGTGCATCTTGTCATTGATGTTCTTCCTCTCTGGGTTGAGCTTTTTGAGGATCTGGGCGAGCACGTTGACTGTCTGTTCGCTGCTCAGGCCTGTGCGCTTGGTCTGGAATTTCTTCAGCAGATCCTTGGTGGTCATAGGCTTCCGGATCAGGTAGCGCTTCACAGCCTCTTCAGTAAGCTGCACGTCGCTGTAGGCAAAAAGTGAGCAGGTGAGGCCAAGCTGTGAGGGTGGCCAGGCATATGGCAACAGGGAGGCAGCGAACAGGT
It encodes the following:
- the alkbh7 gene encoding alpha-ketoglutarate-dependent dioxygenase alkB homolog 7, mitochondrial isoform X2, producing MNSTIGMTETERLQWGSVCAGVLARVRAIAFQAGSPLLGPVHVLDLDKTGYIKPHVDSVKFCGSTIAGLSLLSDSVMRLVREERTADWVDLFLSRRSLYILRDDVRFKFTHEILKDEDSFFSGHRVPRHRRISVICRNLPI